The following coding sequences are from one Rathayibacter sp. SW19 window:
- a CDS encoding fumarylacetoacetate hydrolase family protein, whose translation MRLLTFTREGSGPHVGALLTDETLLDLTQAAAGDPVFSSLLSLIDSGDSGIARAQNLLSSHEFDEHALPIGAVRVLAPIPRPRKNVYCVGLNFRSHVEQNAAALGEQAQIPEVPLFFSKPVTAVIGPGDAIVLDERLTTKLDYEVELAIVIGRRGKWISAADAPSHIFGYTIANDVSARDLQWRTSQFLYGKGQDTYCPLGPIIRTADEVDVSSLTLDLLVNDDLRQSESAGNMLFSPQEVVGWLSQGITLEPGDIITLGTPGGCGYQLSPPQYLQSGDVVECRITSLGSLVNRVENA comes from the coding sequence ATGAGGCTTCTAACATTTACCCGTGAAGGAAGCGGGCCGCATGTAGGCGCGCTGCTGACGGATGAGACGCTGCTCGATCTCACCCAGGCGGCCGCTGGAGATCCTGTCTTCAGTTCCCTTCTCAGCCTTATCGACTCGGGTGATTCCGGGATCGCCCGCGCGCAGAATTTGCTGAGTTCGCACGAGTTCGATGAACACGCGCTGCCGATTGGCGCCGTCAGGGTGCTCGCGCCGATTCCACGACCGCGAAAGAACGTCTACTGCGTGGGCCTTAACTTCCGCTCACATGTGGAGCAGAACGCGGCAGCGCTCGGGGAGCAGGCGCAGATCCCAGAAGTGCCACTCTTCTTTTCGAAACCAGTCACAGCGGTAATCGGGCCAGGAGACGCCATCGTCCTCGACGAGCGGCTCACTACCAAGCTGGACTACGAAGTCGAGTTGGCGATCGTCATCGGTCGGCGCGGGAAATGGATCAGTGCAGCCGACGCCCCGTCGCACATCTTCGGCTACACGATCGCTAACGACGTAAGCGCACGAGACCTACAGTGGCGCACCAGCCAGTTCCTTTATGGAAAGGGGCAGGACACCTACTGCCCGTTGGGCCCCATAATCCGCACCGCCGACGAAGTTGACGTCAGCAGCCTTACTCTTGATCTGCTCGTCAACGACGATCTGCGTCAGAGTGAGTCCGCCGGCAATATGCTCTTCTCACCTCAAGAGGTAGTCGGGTGGCTCTCCCAGGGAATCACGCTCGAGCCAGGCGACATCATCACGCTCGGGACTCCTGGAGGGTGTGGATACCAACTGTCGCCGCCCCAATACCTGCAGTCAGGCGACGTTGTTGAGTGCCGGATCACCTCACTCGGCAGCTTGGTCAACCGCGTCGAGAACGCATAA
- the atzD gene encoding cyanuric acid amidohydrolase → MKIGLHRMAMAHPGDVSELKKLVESGDLDPAKIVATIGKTEGNGGANDFTRALATTSFSNYLGKVLDRNPSDVTEQIAFVWSGGCEGILSPHVTVFTRDDTAGAIVADGGRLALSVQRTRDLLPEEVGRMAEVNEVAAAVHRALEDLGCNPQEVHYVQVKGPLLTPSSLADARRRGVEVVTTDPNRSKAYARGATALGVAVGLSEVPSSAITDDVIATDMSLYSKVASTSAGGELVNCEVLVFANSPQSCSDFRIGHASLKDPIDIDGVRNALRDAGLNFTCDPSTADQERIAAVFAKAEAPVDGLLRGQRTTMLSDADINYERHGRAAVGAVIASLTGDSRIFVSGGTEHQTPPGHAPIAAIVRT, encoded by the coding sequence ATGAAGATCGGTTTGCACAGGATGGCGATGGCACACCCAGGTGATGTCAGTGAGCTTAAGAAACTAGTGGAAAGCGGTGACCTCGACCCGGCGAAAATCGTCGCGACCATCGGCAAGACAGAAGGAAACGGGGGCGCAAACGACTTCACTCGCGCACTAGCCACGACGAGTTTCTCAAACTATCTTGGCAAGGTTTTAGATCGGAACCCCAGTGATGTGACTGAACAAATCGCTTTCGTGTGGTCAGGTGGCTGCGAAGGAATTCTATCGCCCCACGTTACGGTGTTTACTCGCGACGACACCGCTGGCGCGATCGTTGCCGATGGCGGCCGTCTGGCTTTGTCGGTCCAGCGCACTCGTGATCTACTGCCCGAAGAGGTCGGTCGCATGGCGGAGGTCAACGAAGTTGCGGCTGCCGTCCACCGGGCGCTCGAGGACCTCGGCTGCAACCCCCAGGAGGTGCACTATGTCCAGGTCAAGGGTCCGTTGCTCACCCCGTCGAGCCTCGCCGACGCTCGGCGACGGGGCGTCGAAGTCGTGACTACCGACCCGAACCGCTCCAAGGCGTATGCGCGCGGTGCAACCGCCCTCGGCGTCGCCGTCGGACTCTCCGAGGTACCGTCCTCCGCGATCACTGACGACGTTATCGCCACCGACATGTCGCTGTACTCGAAGGTCGCATCTACGTCCGCGGGAGGCGAACTCGTGAACTGTGAAGTGCTCGTCTTCGCAAACTCCCCGCAGTCGTGCAGCGACTTCCGGATCGGCCACGCTTCACTCAAGGACCCCATCGACATCGACGGAGTGCGTAACGCACTCCGAGACGCCGGGCTGAATTTCACCTGCGACCCGTCAACAGCAGATCAAGAGCGGATCGCAGCCGTGTTCGCCAAGGCGGAGGCGCCAGTAGACGGCCTGCTCCGCGGTCAGCGCACCACCATGCTTTCGGATGCGGACATAAACTATGAGCGCCACGGTCGCGCAGCTGTCGGGGCCGTCATCGCGAGCTTGACGGGTGACTCCCGTATCTTTGTCTCAGGGGGTACCGAGCACCAGACCCCTCCGGGGCATGCGCCGATCGCAGCGATCGTGCGTACCTGA